The Primulina huaijiensis isolate GDHJ02 unplaced genomic scaffold, ASM1229523v2 scaffold42781, whole genome shotgun sequence genome includes a region encoding these proteins:
- the LOC140969778 gene encoding putative H/ACA ribonucleoprotein complex subunit 1-like protein 1, translating to MRPPRGRGGGGFRGGRDGGRGSRGGRFGGRFGGGSRGPPRDEGPPSEVVEVSTFVLACEGDAVTKLTNEKIPYFNAPIYLHNKTQIGKVDEIFGPINESYFSIKMMEGIVATSYSAGDKFFIDPAKLLPLSRFLPPPKGQSQAGRGGERGGGGGFRGRSGRAGGFRGRSAPRGGRRGGFRGGNRGGGGGGFRGRG from the exons ATGAGACCTCCGAGGGGACGCGGCGGAGGAGGCTTCAGGGGCGGCAGAGACGGTGGACGCGGCTCTAGAGGCGGCAGATTTGGAGGCCGTTTCGGTGGTGGAAGTCGCGGCCCTCCTCGCGATGAAGGCCCTCCTTCAGAAGTTGTTG AGGTTTCTACATTTGTTCTTGCTTGCGAAGGAGATGCGGTCACGAAGCTTACAAATGAAAAAATACCTTACTTCAATGCACCTATCTACCTTCACAACAAAACACAAATTGGCAAAGTGGATGAAATTTTTGGCCCCATTAATGAATCT TATTTTTCCATCAAGATGATGGAAGGTATTGTGGCCACGTCGTATTCTGCGGGTGATAAGTTCTTCATAGACCCTGCTAAGCTTTTGCCACTCTCAAGATTTCTACCTCCGCCAAA GGGACAATCACAAGCAGGTAGAGGCGGTGAAcgtggaggtggtggtggatttcGTGGAAGAAGTGGACGTGCAGGTGGATTTCGTGGAAGAAGTGCTCCAAGAGGGGGTAGAAGAGGAGGTTTTAGAGGTGGTAATCggggtggtggtggaggtgggtTCAGGGGCAGAGGGTGA